Proteins from one Planctomycetota bacterium genomic window:
- a CDS encoding VCBS repeat-containing protein yields MVKHVLFVIGLGICVSAVLAGTPAPQFQRLQLTDQFYCEGAFCADFNRDGKMDVVSGPFWYEGPDFRKTHEIRPPKAFDPKDYSDNFLTYTGDFNGDGWPDVLYLPYPGK; encoded by the coding sequence ATGGTCAAGCATGTTCTGTTCGTAATCGGGCTGGGGATTTGCGTTTCCGCCGTGCTTGCCGGGACGCCCGCGCCCCAGTTCCAAAGGCTCCAACTGACCGACCAGTTCTACTGCGAAGGCGCGTTCTGCGCCGACTTCAACCGGGACGGCAAGATGGACGTGGTCTCGGGCCCGTTCTGGTACGAGGGCCCCGACTTCCGGAAGACGCACGAGATCCGCCCGCCCAAGGCCTTCGACCCCAAGGACTACTCCGACAATTTCCTGACCTACACGGGGGACTTCAACGGCGACGGTTGGCCCGACGTCCTCTACCTACCGTACCCGGGGAAGG